ACCCAACCAAAGGAAGAAGGGGATTGATCACAGCAAAATGTTAACTTGAACAGTGCGATCAAAACCTGACAATAGTTACAAGGTGATGATACATCATAAAATAACAAGGTGTTAAAACCATAAGTTATTGAACCCAGGGCAacatttaaatacttttaaattcAAAAACTTTCTTTGGTTGAGCAGTATATGCATAATTTTTTTCTGACTAGACATCGTAAGACTAATGAAGAGAAAAGGAAGCAAAGCACAACAAATAAATAGAAGTTATTAACAATCGGCAATCAATGTGTTATTTATAGCATACCTTTTCATTTTCATGCCCTGATTCAGCAACCCATAGATTACCCATGTCATCCTTCAAGCAAACCGCAGTATGACCAGCAAATGCTCCAGTCACCCATTTTTCTAATGTCTCAAATCCTCCCCACCTACCACGGATCTTTGACACAGCCAAAAAGTCACCAGAATGCACATCTTCTGGATTTACCACTGTGCGCCATGGCTTAGGACGCTTTTCAAATGAAGCACCCATGTGTGTTTTCAAAAAAGCGAGATTGGCTTTCTGACCCCAGACAGTATTTGAAAACAGAGGCAATACATCAACTAAAGAAAGCAATGTGCCAAGCATTCCAGATGGCATTAGAAATACTGAGATTCCATGCTCCTTTACctgtaaaaaaatataatcagACTGTCATTTCCATGCATTAAACAAGTTTTCAGCAATACTCAAAGACCAACTTAATCGAAACATACATATTCCAATTCAGCAGCTTCTTCCCAAGAATCAAATTTCAATGTGTGCTCTCGAGCAGAAAAGTAGTAATCCCAAGTAATCCTATAAGGTGTTGCAAAGACATAAAGATCCATACAAGTCCAGCTGTGCGCTTCAGATGTctgtaaaagaaaatttttacaGTTCAAGCGAAAATCAGAAAGCCAAAATTAACCATAGTATGTAAAATAATCACCCTCGTCTCTGAACCAAGACTAAAGAGAAGAGATACCGACCAGAATTTCAATTTGGGGTTTTTAGTCTACTAAGGAAAATTAAAGGATTTCAAgtttaaataaacaacttaaagTTGCTAAAACTTATTCAAATACCAGCACCTATAGTCTACTAAACATAAACAAGTAGCCTTAAATAAACTCCATAACTCATAACTAGGAAGAAACACAAAGGAAATTGATTCAAGTGAATATTCTAAAGCAACTAAACTAAATGTAATTAAACTCAAACAACAACAATAAACTGAGGATTAATGACACGAAAATAAGTAACTAACTTGTCAATAAAGAGGCTTCAATTACAGCCACGGTCATAATGATCAACAGGTCAAAAATACGAACCGTGAGGTGAAGCACACCACCGCCCAATCCCGAATCGTCGCGATCGCTATTGGTGAACTCGAGACGAGCCTCGTTTCCATGAAAGCAAGATCCTTTCCAATCAATTGAGCCATTGTTCGGGGTCACGGAGCCGACAAAAGCCGGCAACAAGTCAACGGCGGAATGAAGAGTGTTCAAGACCGGCCAAGATACCTGGTGCGGAAGCACCGGGAGAACATCACTGACCCTAAAGGGGACTTTGAAAGCTTGACCGAAATCAACgccaaaccctaaccctaaaacacagaaaaataagGATAAGAGGAAAGGATTGAAGAATCGAGGCATGGGAAAGAAAGAAGGGATGATGGGGATGGGGTTGGGGTTGGGGTTGGGATTGGGATTGGGATTGGGATTGAGGATGGCAGAGAGATAGAGAGATGAAATTTGCCCTAAAATTTGAGAGCCATTAGAGTTGGATATTGAGGGAGAAAGGTCCGTTTTGGTGGTTGGGGGAATTATTGAGGTAGCATTTTAACTTTGACTTTTGTTTTGGTTGACGACGATGAGGAATAAGGAGAAACGGGATCCGTTTCGTTTTACCCACGGTTTTACGCTAACGTGGCGAAAGGATATAAGAACCTTTACAAACAATAACAAAATATCCTAAATCGATTTCCAAACGGAATtttcattatttgtttttttcttctttttgccgTTTCCTATTTCCAGCCTGAAAATACGAATTTTGAGCATTATCTCAACTtttctttatactattttttataattaattgcaattagattgattttatttattaataaaaaacatattaggataattttttatttatgaaaatatgaatatcATTATCAAAAATCTATGCTTACATAAAAAGTCTTAAGTGTAATGAGTGAAAGGTTAAGATAGGTCGAGTAACTTGTCCAAGTCCGAAGATTTTTTCGAAAAGTTAAGAGGTAGGTTTGAAAAATtagtttgacaaaaaaaaaagctcaTTTCTAAATGCGACAGATCTCGAGCAAAATTTTTTGGCTCAAATCCGACCCCATTCGAATCACATggatatattttttgtaattttaatttgttgaaaaagatttattttaatatttttaaaatttttagtgttttatatttttttaatttcatttttatataaaaaaattattacggTCGGATC
The genomic region above belongs to Gossypium hirsutum isolate 1008001.06 chromosome D05, Gossypium_hirsutum_v2.1, whole genome shotgun sequence and contains:
- the LOC107903693 gene encoding uncharacterized protein; protein product: MPRFFNPFLLSLFFCVLGLGFGVDFGQAFKVPFRVSDVLPVLPHQVSWPVLNTLHSAVDLLPAFVGSVTPNNGSIDWKGSCFHGNEARLEFTNSDRDDSGLGGGVLHLTTSEAHSWTCMDLYVFATPYRITWDYYFSAREHTLKFDSWEEAAELEYVKEHGISVFLMPSGMLGTLLSLVDVLPLFSNTVWGQKANLAFLKTHMGASFEKRPKPWRTVVNPEDVHSGDFLAVSKIRGRWGGFETLEKWVTGAFAGHTAVCLKDDMGNLWVAESGHENEKGEEIIVVIPWDEWWELSLKDNSNPQIALLSLHPDIRAKLNSTAAWEYARSMSGKPYGYHNMIFSWIDTVADNYPPPLDAHLVISVMSMWTRVQPAYAANMWNEALNKRLGTEDLDLYRILEETERRGITFDQLLTIPEQDEWVYSDGKSTTCVAFILEMYKEAGVFGPLSNSIQVTEFTIRDAYMLKIFENNQTNLPSWCNNGDGRLPFCQILGEYWMELPFYNSLEPYANMNENCPSLPPIYDRPTRC